The window GGTCGCGTGTTGGGGGGGGTTTGGGTAAAACGGGCTTCCTTGTTCTAGAGCTTGTTAAAAGGGAATCTGATAGGTAATCTTATATTGTGGAAAACAAAAGATCGTTTAAGGTCACTGAGGAATATTGGCAACATAAATTTACCAGAACCAAAAGAAGGAGATTACATTTACTATGTTTTGGACGGACAGCAACGATTAACATCTCTTTTCGCGATAAAAAAGGGAGCCATTGTTGCAAAAGAAAATCAAAAACCGATTGATTATAAAGATATATACTTAAACTTGTCACTTCCACCTAACACAGATGAGGATATAGTTACTACAGAAAAAAATAATGATTTTACCTATGTGACACTTTATGAACTTTTAAAATCAAAGCTAACGCTATTGTTCAAAAAATACGGTGAACACAAGGCGGACCTTATTGAAACATATAAAAACAGGATAATTAACTATTCTATCCCAGTTGTCGAGCTAACAGATTGCCCGTTAGATATAGCATGCACCATTTTCACAAGAATAAATACAGGCGGCACAGTACTTACTCTATTTGAAATAATGGTAGCTAAAACTTACGATGAAACAAGGAATTTCGATTTATCCAAGGAATACGAAAGATTAATCAACAGTAATGGTGAATGTAAGGATTTAGAGGATTCAAACTATGATACTATCCCTGAATCTGTTGTCCTACAGTGCATCGCAGCATATATCAAAAACAAAGTATCAAAGAGAGAAATATTAAGACTGAATAAAAACGATGTTATAGAATCATGGAACATAGTAAAAGAAAGAGGGATATTCCCAGCGGTCGATTTTTTGAGAAATAGCATAAAAGTGCCAGTCTCGAGCCTTATGCCTTATTATTCCCTATTAGTACCATTTTCGTACTTTTTTATAAAAAATTATGAGAAAAACGGAAGCGAAACTACAAATAATATTCAAACCAAACTTCTCACACAATACTTCTATTGGGCTTCACTAACAAATCGATTTACAAGTGGTGTTCCCGCAAAAATCGAACAAGATTTACTAAAAATGGACAAAATTGTCAATAACGAACCGCCTGATTATCCAGAAGAAGAACTTAAAATTAGCTTTGAAGATTTAATTGAAAAACGATTCAGCACCTCCGAGGCATACTGTAAAGCATTGCTGTGTGTTTACGCAGCTAATAATCCCCTAAATCTAAGAAACAACTCATCAATAAGGCTTGACAATTCATGGCTTAGACGAGCTAATAGTAGAAATTATCATCATTTCTTCCCGCGGGCTTATCTTAGGAGAAAAGGCATCAATGATGATAAAGCAAATGTGATTTTGAATATAATTTTGGTCGATGATTACTTAAACAAAAGAGTAATCGGGGCTAAACCCCCATCGAAATACATAAGAGAATTTATGAGAGAGAATGACGATATTGAGAAAGCACTTAGATCACATTTCATTAACGATGCTGAAAAATTTGGGATCTTCAACAATGATTACGAAGCTTTCATCCAAGAAAGAGCTAAGGTAGTTTCGAGAAGATTACGCTCACTTCTACGGCCTAAAATATAAGGTAAATCCTATCCTTCCTCACCCTTCTCAGTCTCCGCTTCCGACTGAAGTCTTTCCGCGAGCACTCCGATAAATGGTATTCGCCACAACCTTCCCTGAAGAACTATCACAACGCCAACAAGCGAGGCTATAGCCGCAAGAAACAGCGCTGCTTTCCAGAAAAGTGCCCCAAGAAGAGCTATAACCTCGAACAAAAACAGTATTATCCCCTGCTTGGCGTGTTCGAAAACGAATTTGTTGTTTCTGCCCTGAAAGTAAGGAATAAAACATAGAATGGGTATATAAGCCAATACCGCCAGCGCCTTGCCCTCCTCCACCTCATCGTGCTCAAGCTCTGGGGTTTCGGCGCCAGCTTTGGATTTCTCCCCTTTAGGAACGAAATCGTCAAATATGTTGAATGGCTCTTTCATTGGTCTATCCTTCGGGTTTCTTGGTTAAAGTTTGCGACTCTATTTGCGGTGTCAAATTAGCCTCAAGGCGCGCAAGGAAAAGCTTAACGCGTTTCGTAAGCGTGCTCTCAGGATATCTAACTAAAAACTCCTGATAAATTTTAAGTGCTGTCATGGGGTCACCTTTAAGCTCGTAACATCGCGCCATAGAAGCCATAGCCTCATCAGCACGGAAAAAATCGGGATAACTGTCTACAACCTGCTTATAGTAGCAAATAGCCTCATCATATCGGGATTTGTCCTCATATATCGCACCTAAACCAAAAAGCGAGGCAGCAGCAAGGTCGGAATCCTTGTCCTCAAAAGATAGATACCGTTGATACAGAGCAATAGCCGAATCGAGATATCCGAACGCATAGTAAAGATGAGCCAGAAGGTATGTCGCAGTCTTCGCTGGTTTCGTGTTGCCGTAGTTGTTTACCAATGACTGAAGCGTGTCGAAAGCCTCACGATACTGCTCCGCGCCCATCATAATATATACCAAGCCAAGCTTTTCCTGTGCATCCTTCTTATGTTTGCTTCTATATCCAAGATAACCGAAAATAGCAGCCACAACCGCCACAACCACGACAGCGTATGTTATAAACTTCTGCGGATTCTCCTTGGCGGCAGTATAAATCTTTATTATATCTTCCATGAATCTGTCGCGTTTAAGCTCGTGTCGATCTATTTTCTTCCTCTTCGCCATAGCAACCTTTCCTTTCAAAGCAACCTTTCGTATGGGTCAAAAAGTTTTTTGTACTCAAGCATTGCGTATCTATCCGTCATTCCTGCGATATAATCCGCTATTACCCTTTTTATTGGCTCGTGTTCAAGCCTTTTCCGCGATGTAGTCGGCAATTGGCGCGGCTCCTCCAAGTATGCCTTAAATAGCGCCTCGATTATGAACCTCGACTTCATACTCATTCTTAATACTTTATAGTGTCTGTAAAGATTTTCAAAGAGGAATTTGCTCGCGTACTTCATTTGCTCGGATATTTCATCCGAAAAACCTATCAATTGCTCAGGATAGGCTCTGACATCATCCACTGATTCAGGAGCTACTTTCTCTATCCTTCGCTTCGATTCCTCGATAACATCAGTAACGAGCGTATTTATTAGCTCTTTTATGCACAACGAGCGCCATATCTCGTCATCCACGCCGGGATACATTTTCCTAACCCGCTTTGATATCTCTCCAAAAAGAGGAAAACCTCGTTCGAGCTCCTCAGGAACCAATATTCCCGAATATAAGCCGTCATCGATGTCATGGTATGTGTAGGCAAGTTCATCCGCAATATTTACTACCTGCGCCTCAAGAGATGGCATTTTAGTTGATTCACCGAAAAGTGTTCTCTCGCCGGGATGGTCGTAAGGCGTGAAGTGCTTTTCTATACCCTCCCTCGTCTCATAAGTAAGGTTTAATCCCGGAAACTCAGGGTATTTTCTCTCAAGATACTCCACTATGCGCAACGATTGCCTGTTGTGCTCAAATCCGCCGATGTCACTCGTTAGTTCATTCAACACTTCCTCGCCAGTATGCCCGAATGGGGTGTGTCCAAGGTCATGGGCAAGCGATATAGCTTCGACGAGGTCAGTATTAAGCCTAAGCACTCGCGCTATAACACGCCCTATGGTCGCCACCTCTATAGTGTGGCTCATTCGGGTGCGGAAATGGTCGCCCTCGTGGTTAACGAAGACCTGAGTCTTATATTGCAGCCTTCTGAAAGCCGTTGAATGAATTATTCGTTCGCGGTCGCGCTCGAACGGCGGGCGATACGGGTGGGGTGGCTCAGGATAATGTCTGCCCCGGCTTTTCGCGCTATAACACGCATACGGCGCAAGACACTGCTCCTCAAGTTCGAATAAATCACTTTGGGCAAAACTTTTGGGAACATTCTCCCCCATAATTATGCTTATCGAGGTTAGAGTTCTAAGCATCACAAAAAACTTTACTGACCAGCGGGAGCGGGTTGTCCTGATGGCGTGGGCTGTCCAGTTGGAGCGGGCTGACCAGTAGGTGGTTGAGTTGGTGCAGCCGGTTGACCCTGCACAGGTGCAGCCTCTTCAGGAGTCATAGGCACAGTAGGCGCGGCTTCCCTTTCCATCATCGGTCGTGGACGCGATGGCGAGGCAAGATAGTGATTAAGCGCAAAAATAAGAATCAAAAAGATTATCGAAAGAACGGCAGTAACTTTGGTTAGAAACGCCATCCCACCTCTGCCACCGAAAAGCTCGGTAGCATACCCGCCACCGCCGAATGTAGCGCCAACACCGTATTGGCTTCTCGGCTGAAGAAGAATCGATATTACTATCAATATCGCGTCAATAACGAGCAATGCTAAAAGTAATTTCACCATATTTATCGCCTCTTTTTAACCTTCGCTTGCCAAAATAGAAACAACTAAAACTTAGTCAAGATAAATTTAATTATCCGAAAAAGAACAGCCAATACTTGTTGCGACAAACTTGGTTTGTGGATAATATTTTTAATATGCTATCGGAACTATCGAAAATACTTTTCATAATAGGCATTATAATAATACTTATCGCAGCGCTCGTTTGGGTTTTCGCAAAAACACCTATAGGACATCTTCCAGGCGACATAGTCATCCGAAAAAAGAATTTTGTATTTTACTTTCCCATAATGACATGTATTTTGCTATCCATAATTTTAACTTTGGTTCTTACTCTTATTTTCCGTAGATGGCAGTAATAGAAAGGAGAATTTATTGGCAAGGACAAGCGAAAGAAGTCACTGGGAAAAATTTTGGTCTCAGAAAAAGGACCCCAGCCAGATTTACGATACCTCGGGCAGGATAGTCGCTGCGCTTTCAGAGTTCGTGCCAGACCTTAATGGCAAGTGGATAGCTGAGATAGGCGCAGGAACGGGAAGGGATAGCTTTACATTAGCAGAATCTGGGGCTAATGTGGTGGTGCTCGACTATGCCGACGCCGCGATGGAAATAATAAAAAATTTGAACGAAAAATCGAGGGCAAAGGTCTTACCTGTTCAGGGGAATGCTTTCGCGCTGCCGTTTCCAGATAACTCGTTTGATGTGGTATTCCATCAAGGACTTCTCGAACACTTCCGGGACCCATCAGGAATTTTAAAGGAGAACTATCGCGTATTAAAACCCGGTGGAATAGCCATAATAGATGTTCCGCAAAGATGGCATATCTACACAGTAGTCAAACACATACTTATCGCCCTCGATGCGTGGTTTGCGGGCTGGGAAACTGAATTTTCGCTCGGACAGCTTGAAAACATTTTGCGCCAGCATGGGTTCGAGCCAATAGGTTTCTACGGTGACTGGATGTATCCATCATTTTTCTATAGAGCATTTCGCGAGATACTCTGGAAATTTGGCGTTAAGCTCCCGTTATACCCGTTTAAAGTCCCTGTGCTCTGGAAGTTGAGGAAATATCTGCGTGAAAAGTTAAGGCGAAAAAGGCTTTTCTGTTACACAACGCTTTCCATAGGGGTTATCGCCAGAAAGCCGGAAACAAACGAAACGGAGAAACAATAACATGCTGAAACAATACCTTAAAGCTATCCTTCGTTCGATGCGCCCGATTCAGTGGACTAAGAATGTCTTCGTTTTTGCAGGGCTTATTTTTTCGCAGGAATTTTTAAATCCACAAAAATTTTTAACTTCACTTTCTGCGTTTGGGGCTTTTTGCATACTATCGAGCGGAGTTTACATGCTCAACGACATCGCCGACCTTCCATTCGACAGGCTTCACCCGCAGAAGCGAAAACGCCCGCTTCCCTCAGGACAGTTGCCATTATGGCTCGCATGGGTAAGTATGGTAATACTAATTGCGGTTGGGCTCATCTGGTCTTATACGCTCGGTAGGGGAATGTTCTTGATAGCCCTCTCCTACTTTATTCTCCAGCTCCTTTATTCCGTATGGCTTAAACACATGGTTATAGTAGATATCTTGGTTATCGCATTAGGATTTCTTCTAAGAGCTGCTGCTGGGGCAGTAGTGCTATCGGTGGTTATTTCGAACTGGCTCATACTTTGCACGAGCTTGCTCGCCCTCTTTATGGTGACCGCGAAACGAAGGCAGGAACTTTGGCGAATAACTAATGAAAACCAGCACCTAAGCCGAACCGTAATGAAATTCTATGACATAAATTTTTTGGACCAGCTTCTTACCATCGAGGCAGCGGCAACGCTTACCGCATACTCCCTGTATGTTTTTTCACCCACTACTATTAAAAACTTCGGCACACCATACCTTGGATTTTCGCTACCATTCGTTATCTATGGCATTTTTCGCTATTTCTACTTAGTCCACATTGACGGCAAAGGCGAGGAGCCAGAAAAACTTGTTCTTTCGGATACGCCTTTTATCATTAACTTACTCCTGTGGGTAGCAACAATATTAACGGTTATTTACATACTTTAAATTTGGAGGCAAAATGGATAAGGAAGCTTTAAAAGAAAAAATAATAGCAGCACTTCGGAATGTTTACGACCCAGAAATCCCTGTTAATGTTTACGACCTCGGCTTCATATACAACATCGACATTTCAGACGAGGGCAAGGTGCATATCCTCATGACTCTTACAGTTCCAGGTTGTCCGATATATCATATTATAACGCGGAATGTAGCCGAAACTATAAAGCAAATAGAGGGCGTAAAGGATGTCGAGGTCGAGTTAACATTCGAGCCGAGATGGTCGATAGACAAGATAACAGAAGAAGGCAAGAAAAAACTTCGCGAATTAGGTTACAACATCTAACTGTTTTAAAATGATAATTGCAGCA of the bacterium genome contains:
- a CDS encoding DUF262 domain-containing protein; this translates as MLKGNLIGNLILWKTKDRLRSLRNIGNINLPEPKEGDYIYYVLDGQQRLTSLFAIKKGAIVAKENQKPIDYKDIYLNLSLPPNTDEDIVTTEKNNDFTYVTLYELLKSKLTLLFKKYGEHKADLIETYKNRIINYSIPVVELTDCPLDIACTIFTRINTGGTVLTLFEIMVAKTYDETRNFDLSKEYERLINSNGECKDLEDSNYDTIPESVVLQCIAAYIKNKVSKREILRLNKNDVIESWNIVKERGIFPAVDFLRNSIKVPVSSLMPYYSLLVPFSYFFIKNYEKNGSETTNNIQTKLLTQYFYWASLTNRFTSGVPAKIEQDLLKMDKIVNNEPPDYPEEELKISFEDLIEKRFSTSEAYCKALLCVYAANNPLNLRNNSSIRLDNSWLRRANSRNYHHFFPRAYLRRKGINDDKANVILNIILVDDYLNKRVIGAKPPSKYIREFMRENDDIEKALRSHFINDAEKFGIFNNDYEAFIQERAKVVSRRLRSLLRPKI
- a CDS encoding tetratricopeptide repeat protein, producing the protein MAKRKKIDRHELKRDRFMEDIIKIYTAAKENPQKFITYAVVVVAVVAAIFGYLGYRSKHKKDAQEKLGLVYIMMGAEQYREAFDTLQSLVNNYGNTKPAKTATYLLAHLYYAFGYLDSAIALYQRYLSFEDKDSDLAAASLFGLGAIYEDKSRYDEAICYYKQVVDSYPDFFRADEAMASMARCYELKGDPMTALKIYQEFLVRYPESTLTKRVKLFLARLEANLTPQIESQTLTKKPEG
- a CDS encoding deoxyguanosinetriphosphate triphosphohydrolase codes for the protein MGENVPKSFAQSDLFELEEQCLAPYACYSAKSRGRHYPEPPHPYRPPFERDRERIIHSTAFRRLQYKTQVFVNHEGDHFRTRMSHTIEVATIGRVIARVLRLNTDLVEAISLAHDLGHTPFGHTGEEVLNELTSDIGGFEHNRQSLRIVEYLERKYPEFPGLNLTYETREGIEKHFTPYDHPGERTLFGESTKMPSLEAQVVNIADELAYTYHDIDDGLYSGILVPEELERGFPLFGEISKRVRKMYPGVDDEIWRSLCIKELINTLVTDVIEESKRRIEKVAPESVDDVRAYPEQLIGFSDEISEQMKYASKFLFENLYRHYKVLRMSMKSRFIIEALFKAYLEEPRQLPTTSRKRLEHEPIKRVIADYIAGMTDRYAMLEYKKLFDPYERLL
- the secG gene encoding preprotein translocase subunit SecG, with the protein product MVKLLLALLVIDAILIVISILLQPRSQYGVGATFGGGGYATELFGGRGGMAFLTKVTAVLSIIFLILIFALNHYLASPSRPRPMMEREAAPTVPMTPEEAAPVQGQPAAPTQPPTGQPAPTGQPTPSGQPAPAGQ
- a CDS encoding DUF2905 domain-containing protein, whose amino-acid sequence is MLSELSKILFIIGIIIILIAALVWVFAKTPIGHLPGDIVIRKKNFVFYFPIMTCILLSIILTLVLTLIFRRWQ
- a CDS encoding class I SAM-dependent methyltransferase, translating into MARTSERSHWEKFWSQKKDPSQIYDTSGRIVAALSEFVPDLNGKWIAEIGAGTGRDSFTLAESGANVVVLDYADAAMEIIKNLNEKSRAKVLPVQGNAFALPFPDNSFDVVFHQGLLEHFRDPSGILKENYRVLKPGGIAIIDVPQRWHIYTVVKHILIALDAWFAGWETEFSLGQLENILRQHGFEPIGFYGDWMYPSFFYRAFREILWKFGVKLPLYPFKVPVLWKLRKYLREKLRRKRLFCYTTLSIGVIARKPETNETEKQ
- a CDS encoding decaprenyl-phosphate phosphoribosyltransferase, with amino-acid sequence MLKQYLKAILRSMRPIQWTKNVFVFAGLIFSQEFLNPQKFLTSLSAFGAFCILSSGVYMLNDIADLPFDRLHPQKRKRPLPSGQLPLWLAWVSMVILIAVGLIWSYTLGRGMFLIALSYFILQLLYSVWLKHMVIVDILVIALGFLLRAAAGAVVLSVVISNWLILCTSLLALFMVTAKRRQELWRITNENQHLSRTVMKFYDINFLDQLLTIEAAATLTAYSLYVFSPTTIKNFGTPYLGFSLPFVIYGIFRYFYLVHIDGKGEEPEKLVLSDTPFIINLLLWVATILTVIYIL
- a CDS encoding DUF59 domain-containing protein produces the protein MDKEALKEKIIAALRNVYDPEIPVNVYDLGFIYNIDISDEGKVHILMTLTVPGCPIYHIITRNVAETIKQIEGVKDVEVELTFEPRWSIDKITEEGKKKLRELGYNI